A DNA window from Deinococcus sedimenti contains the following coding sequences:
- a CDS encoding acetate--CoA ligase — protein MTDAHRPDRWSVPESVLRRLRSDPDADIEAARRDPDAFWLAQARQFEWTKTPTTGLTWNRPHMQWFADGETNITLSALDRHARGEARTRAALIWLSETEEAQVITYGMLHERVERAAAGLRALGVKAGDRVVIYLPLTPEGVVAMLACARLGAVHSVVYAGLGVGALRDRITDAGARVVITADVGYRRGKLVDLYAIASEAIAELGGVEHLVLWERIKTYQREHDARTVPWESLFTHGRAGAVPVNAEHPLYVLYTSGSTGKPKGVIHTHGGYMVASTYHLGQLFDVRAGDVFFCTSDIGWIVGHSYIVYAPLAAGATVLFREGAPDFPDPGVFWRAVERYGVNVLFTAPTALRLFMKLGPDVLKGHDLSSLRVIACAGEALNPEAWRWAQQHLAGGLEEGAHAVVIDHWWQTELGAPILGTHPRWPARPGFVGRPLAGVDADVVDEQGQRLPDGVQGHLVLRRPTPGMMRGIHGNPDKYAQVWTENPAGYLSGDLAVRDERGYISILGRADDVLNVAGHRIGSADVEDALVSHPAVVEAAVIGVPDDLKGESIVAHVILRRGYEDQVGRGLRASISEHVRRELGPIATPGEIRVVTALPKTRSGKIMRRVLRAQALGQDPGDLTTLES, from the coding sequence ATGACGGATGCCCATCGCCCTGACCGCTGGTCTGTTCCCGAGTCCGTGCTGCGCCGCCTGCGGAGCGACCCGGATGCGGATATCGAGGCGGCCCGCCGTGACCCGGACGCGTTCTGGCTGGCGCAGGCCCGGCAGTTCGAGTGGACGAAAACGCCCACGACGGGCCTGACCTGGAACCGCCCGCACATGCAGTGGTTCGCGGACGGCGAGACGAACATCACCCTGAGTGCCCTGGACCGCCACGCGCGGGGCGAGGCGCGGACGCGCGCGGCGCTGATCTGGCTGTCGGAGACCGAGGAGGCGCAGGTCATCACGTACGGCATGCTGCACGAACGGGTCGAGCGGGCCGCCGCTGGCCTGCGCGCGCTGGGCGTCAAGGCGGGCGACCGCGTGGTGATCTACCTGCCCCTGACCCCGGAGGGCGTGGTCGCCATGCTGGCCTGCGCGCGCCTGGGCGCGGTGCATTCGGTCGTGTACGCGGGCCTGGGCGTGGGCGCGCTGCGTGACCGCATCACGGACGCCGGGGCGCGCGTGGTCATCACGGCGGACGTCGGGTACCGGCGTGGGAAACTCGTGGACCTGTACGCCATCGCCTCGGAAGCCATCGCGGAACTGGGCGGCGTGGAGCACCTCGTGCTGTGGGAACGCATCAAGACGTATCAGCGGGAGCACGACGCCCGCACCGTCCCCTGGGAGAGCCTGTTCACGCACGGCCGTGCCGGGGCGGTACCCGTGAACGCTGAGCACCCGCTGTACGTGCTGTACACGTCCGGCAGCACCGGGAAACCCAAGGGGGTCATTCACACGCACGGCGGGTACATGGTCGCCAGCACCTACCACCTTGGGCAACTGTTCGACGTCCGGGCCGGGGACGTGTTCTTCTGCACCAGCGACATCGGCTGGATCGTCGGGCACAGTTACATCGTGTACGCGCCGCTGGCCGCCGGGGCGACCGTCCTCTTCCGCGAGGGCGCGCCGGACTTCCCGGACCCCGGCGTGTTCTGGCGCGCCGTCGAACGCTACGGCGTGAACGTGCTGTTCACCGCGCCCACCGCGCTTCGCCTGTTCATGAAACTCGGCCCCGACGTGCTGAAGGGGCACGACCTGAGCAGCCTGCGCGTGATCGCCTGCGCGGGCGAGGCCCTGAACCCGGAGGCGTGGCGCTGGGCGCAGCAGCACCTCGCCGGGGGGCTGGAGGAGGGCGCGCACGCGGTCGTCATCGACCACTGGTGGCAGACGGAACTGGGCGCGCCGATCCTGGGCACCCACCCGCGCTGGCCCGCCCGGCCCGGCTTCGTGGGCCGCCCCCTGGCGGGCGTGGACGCCGACGTGGTCGACGAGCAGGGACAGCGCCTCCCGGACGGCGTGCAGGGGCACCTCGTGCTGCGCCGCCCCACGCCCGGCATGATGCGCGGCATTCACGGCAACCCCGACAAGTACGCGCAGGTCTGGACCGAGAACCCCGCCGGGTACCTGTCCGGGGACCTCGCCGTGCGGGACGAGCGCGGGTACATCAGCATCCTGGGCCGCGCGGACGACGTGCTGAACGTCGCCGGGCACCGCATCGGCAGCGCCGACGTCGAGGACGCCCTGGTGTCCCACCCCGCCGTCGTGGAGGCCGCCGTGATCGGCGTTCCCGACGACCTGAAAGGCGAGAGCATCGTCGCGCACGTCATCCTCCGGCGCGGGTACGAGGATCAGGTGGGGCGGGGCCTGCGCGCCAGCATCAGCGAACACGTCCGGCGCGAACTCGGCCCCATCGCCACGCCCGGCGAGATCCGCGTCGTCACGGCGCTGCCCAAGACCCGCAGCGGGAAGATCATGCGCCGCGTCCTGCGCGCCCAGGCGCTCGGGCAGGACCCCGGCGACCTCACCACCCTGGAAAGCTAG
- the der gene encoding ribosome biogenesis GTPase Der, with translation MHKVAIVGRPNVGKSSLFNRLIGRREAVVADFPGVTRDAKEGLMLYHNHRITLIDTGGLWSGDEWEEAIRQKAEWAMEGAQAIIFVLDPREGLSAADYEVTDWLRRLGKPVIIAANKIDSPKHEVYMAELWGLGFGEPIAISAEHARGLDDLMDRVLTHMPEDTEDVPEIAPIRISLIGRPNVGKSSLLNAITQTDRAIVADQPGTTRDSLDVEWDYGGQRFVLVDTAGIRKKPDTAIEDYAIQRSQAAIERSDLIWLVLNAGELGDHELKLANLAYDSGKPVIVVVNKWDLVPDEELKRVEKDLNQKLNHISYAPRVYTSAINEYGIHDMLAEAMKLHEKWQSRIPTSELNRWLEVWQMRQAVPNFHGKKLKMYFMTQVETAPPTFAIFCNRADFVTRAYEGFLQNRIREDLQLAGIPVRLKWKEKGPYKREKKNETDE, from the coding sequence ATGCATAAAGTCGCCATCGTCGGCCGACCCAACGTCGGCAAGTCCAGCCTGTTCAACCGCCTCATCGGCCGCCGCGAGGCCGTCGTCGCCGACTTCCCCGGCGTGACCCGCGACGCCAAGGAAGGCCTGATGCTGTACCACAACCACCGCATCACCCTGATCGACACCGGGGGCCTCTGGAGCGGAGACGAGTGGGAAGAAGCCATCCGCCAGAAGGCCGAGTGGGCCATGGAAGGCGCGCAGGCCATCATCTTCGTCCTCGACCCCCGCGAAGGCCTCAGTGCCGCCGACTACGAGGTCACCGACTGGCTGCGCCGCCTCGGGAAACCCGTCATCATCGCCGCGAACAAGATCGACAGCCCCAAGCACGAGGTCTACATGGCCGAACTGTGGGGCCTGGGCTTCGGGGAACCCATCGCCATCAGCGCCGAGCACGCCCGCGGCCTCGACGACCTCATGGACCGCGTCCTGACGCACATGCCCGAGGACACCGAGGACGTCCCCGAAATCGCGCCCATCCGCATCAGCCTGATCGGCCGCCCCAACGTCGGCAAGAGCAGCCTCCTGAACGCCATCACCCAGACCGACCGCGCCATCGTCGCCGACCAGCCCGGCACCACCCGCGACAGCCTGGACGTCGAATGGGACTACGGCGGGCAGCGCTTCGTGCTCGTGGACACCGCCGGGATCCGCAAGAAACCCGACACCGCCATCGAGGACTACGCCATCCAGCGCTCCCAGGCCGCCATCGAACGCAGCGACCTGATCTGGCTGGTACTGAACGCCGGGGAACTCGGCGATCACGAACTGAAACTCGCGAACCTCGCGTACGACAGCGGCAAACCCGTCATCGTCGTCGTGAACAAATGGGACCTCGTGCCCGACGAGGAACTCAAACGCGTCGAGAAGGACCTCAACCAGAAACTCAACCACATCAGCTACGCGCCGCGCGTGTACACCAGCGCCATCAACGAGTACGGCATTCACGACATGCTCGCCGAAGCCATGAAACTCCACGAGAAATGGCAGAGCCGCATCCCCACCAGCGAACTCAACCGCTGGCTGGAAGTCTGGCAGATGCGCCAGGCCGTCCCGAACTTCCACGGGAAGAAACTCAAGATGTACTTCATGACCCAGGTCGAAACCGCGCCCCCCACGTTTGCGATCTTCTGCAACCGCGCCGACTTCGTCACCCGCGCGTACGAGGGCTTCCTGCAGAACCGCATCCGCGAGGACCTGCAACTCGCCGGGATTCCCGTCCGCCTGAAATGGAAGGAAAAAGGCCCCTACAAACGCGAGAAGAAAAACGAAACCGACGAATAA
- the ddrC gene encoding DNA damage response protein DdrC — translation MKNVPLTLDFGTVRLPVSADGLLHAAAALTQLGVPEDAHGLTLATHDLTPDTADFGAGPEDALSVPAFTTLCFALDTTQARRWRRRAQDLLARALQGDVRLAASIAERNPDPEARRWLAARLDSTHARRELMSTVARHGGAGNVYGQLGSISNRSVLGTDSATIRRERGVKHTRDGLSSTELLRLAYLDAATTRAIQDRGAHGNAAILRLHEHLARHERQGWSSTQPPQAG, via the coding sequence GTGAAGAACGTGCCCCTGACCCTCGATTTCGGCACCGTGCGGCTGCCTGTCAGCGCGGACGGCCTCCTCCACGCGGCGGCGGCCCTGACGCAGCTGGGCGTCCCCGAAGATGCTCACGGCCTCACCCTCGCCACGCACGACCTGACCCCCGACACCGCCGACTTCGGCGCCGGACCGGAGGACGCCCTGAGCGTTCCCGCATTCACCACGCTGTGCTTCGCGCTGGACACCACCCAGGCCCGCCGCTGGCGCAGGCGGGCGCAGGACCTGCTGGCCCGCGCGCTACAGGGCGACGTGCGCCTCGCCGCGAGCATCGCCGAACGCAACCCGGACCCCGAAGCGCGCCGCTGGCTGGCCGCGCGCCTGGACAGCACCCACGCCCGCCGGGAACTCATGAGCACCGTCGCCCGGCACGGCGGCGCCGGGAACGTGTACGGGCAGCTGGGCAGCATCAGCAACCGCAGCGTCCTGGGCACCGACAGCGCCACCATCCGCCGGGAACGCGGCGTGAAACACACCCGCGACGGCCTGAGCAGCACCGAACTCCTGCGCCTCGCGTACCTCGACGCCGCCACCACCCGCGCCATCCAGGACCGCGGCGCGCACGGCAACGCCGCCATCCTGCGGCTGCACGAGCACCTCGCGCGGCACGAACGGCAGGGCTGGAGCAGCACCCAGCCACCCCAGGCAGGCTGA